The sequence AGTTAAATCACCACCGCGCgtttgtatggaaaatacagtacgaggtgTGTGTTGAGAGGTTAATacagtgcgaggcgaagccaagtgccgTATTTGCCTCGAGTCACCCCCCGAGTattgtatttttcgtacacacaagcaaggtggtgctttaagtgttatattgtacttcctggtcatctggctcagagcgattttctctagtactcaaaccgctgtgattttcggtgatcaggatatcagtaagtattcatataatctatttctagtcgtagaacaaactattgggattagtttggctagttttagcgatttacaatgtcacacaccTGATCAATCATGCtatcttagtggagtcgtgtttaaaaagcttcatgGTCGGACGATCAATAAGTgcttatacaatctattcctagccgtagaatGAACTCGTAGGATtggtttggctggttttagtgatttacagtatgttgtttacataacattccTTATAtgaattctccacataactgtactgtatttacccAATTAGCtgctgtatgactcatacagtacagttatgcagttgatcaGTACTGTGTGGACAATGCGATACGCGgcatcactttgatcctcccacgcaaagtacaatatgtagATGTATACCATTGTGTGTTTGGTACTGAGCATATGTATAGTCCTGTATCTATAAAAGCATAGCTACCATATGTTTATTGGGCTAGCTACTGTCATGCATACTCATGTACAATATGTAGCTTTTTCCATTTTAGTAATGAGAACCGACTGTCATTGTTGGGATGGAGGTGTTTACATGTACTGTGTCAACCTTTCCATGGTGATAGGGAAAGACTGATTGCTGAGGTTAGTggggtacatacatgtacactcaatacatatatacacatagtCAAAGTACATGAGTGAACAcacaaaatataattatgtattcttACAATGTATGATATCAAACATTAATTGTTGAAGGTGTTCAGACAGCTACTGCCTGTGATATTTATGTTGACTGATGAGAGCAGTAAAGTTGGTCCTGGTGTTATCCCACCAGCTCTGGCTACTGGTGCCCACCAAGCTGTGAGGTTTGTTGGGTAAggttgtctgtatgtgtgtgtatgttacaGTATGGGGTGGGGGCTAGACCAAGTACATATGGCAGTGTTCTCTGAAAAGTAATGTGGTTGTATTTCACTACCTACATATCTAGCTACATCGTTCGACAAGGGAAGGAACATGCTCACCAACCAATGAGAGGTCTTGTACAACATGTTTGCTTCAACACCTCTGATAAGGCAGAATACAGGAATAGACTAGCTAAGGTAATTGTATTTGTGTGTCtgaatgtgtgtgtagtgtgtgtcatgcatgtgtgtgtgtgtacattgtaTCTGCTAGATGTAACCGATATCCTGATCTCAGtcttgtatgtactgtgtacatAATTGTATTCCACAGGATTCTGTAGTgtattacactacacactaacatGTGTATGTCTACATGTGTTATGTCCTTACTGTAGTTGACCACTTTACTACTGGGCTATGTGTGTGAGGACTCCTTGTATACATCCATGTTACACTGGCTGTACAAGTTCTCCAGAAACACCAAGGTGAATGGGTACTATATATGCAGGCAGTAAATATGCACATGTACTCTATATTACACCAATTGTCTTGTTGTCGTATACTGAGTATATGcacgtgtgcacacacacacacacacacacacacacacacacacacacacacacacacacacacacacacacacacacacacgcacacgcacacgcacaaacAAACACATTTTATCAACACTAGTAACACTACCACAAGTATCACATGTACACATTTGTTATCCTGTATACTATTTTACAACTTCTGTGTGAACATGTTGTACTGCAGGTCTTCTTCAGATTATTTGCCCTGGATGTTATCAGTCAATTGATATCTGAGCAAGACACACAATCTTTCCAAACAGTTTTCAGGGAACCAAGTGACTAAAGGATTACATATGACACATATATGAGTGTGTTGTGTGAGTCCACATAGCCAAGTAGCTAGAACACCAGCCTGATTTTCAAAATGTTCCAGGTTTTATATGCCTggtcagggctcaacccagaatactaacctagagggggcaaagtaagttgctttggattctaggggggtctgggggcatgctcccccaggaaaattttgaaaatttaggtgtaaatatactcaagtttggtgaaattttactgtgatgttgACCAtttgattatacaactttgggatcaattaaacctttccatttctcaaggctttaggtataaacctagggggggcaatagctaacccagccccccctagattaactcCTGCTGGTTACCCCCATGCAGTTGCTGTTGTTATCttaagcaagaaactttactcacatctATCCTGCTGTTtaaatgggtacctggtgttaaccTGGGAAGTAAATACCAACTGTCAATGTTTCACAGAATGGGTAAAGGGACTTTGGTGCCCATACCTTCACCGGTGAGATATGGTACGGCCTCCTGCGGGTTGCTAGTCCTCCCCTTGCCTATGCTAACTACaacacctgagtagcacacaggcatcccagtactgattcactgggtaggcatgaccatgCTAGCATGGTAGACAAATTCTTTGCTTTGTGCGTACGTACGTGCGTACATGCATACAAGTGTATgcgtgcatacatgcatgcggGTTTGTGCTATTCGTTATTTATTCTCTATCTACAGGTGAGGAACTGACTGGAGATCAGTTATATTTTCTCACTTACCAGTTTCTCTTGAGGATGGTACTGTCAAGATGTTCTGACTGATCTGCAGTGTAAGCAACTaaatgtgttgtgtgtggtgtgctattactgtatgttCCTACGATACGTTACAAGtggaatttaaaataatttccCTGAAagagtgtatgtacatat comes from Dysidea avara chromosome 4, odDysAvar1.4, whole genome shotgun sequence and encodes:
- the LOC136254302 gene encoding condensin-2 complex subunit D3-L-like is translated as MLTDESSKVGPGVIPPALATGAHQAVRFVGYIVRQGKEHAHQPMRGLVQHVCFNTSDKAEYRNRLAKLTTLLLGYVCEDSLYTSMLHWLYKFSRNTKVFFRLFALDVISQLISEQDTQSFQTVFREPSD